The following are encoded in a window of Thermovenabulum gondwanense genomic DNA:
- a CDS encoding biotin/lipoyl-containing protein — MKRFRITINGNTYEVEVEELGVDAVPSPTVKAETPKVVETPKVEAPKAETKPVKEAASQPAPKKAVTGKLTVNAPMPGTILSVKVKPGTQVKKGDCLMILEAMKMENEILAPEDGKVVSIEVAEGTSVNTGDLLAVLE, encoded by the coding sequence ATGAAAAGATTCAGAATAACGATTAATGGAAATACCTATGAGGTAGAAGTAGAAGAACTGGGTGTGGATGCTGTCCCTTCACCCACCGTTAAAGCCGAGACACCCAAAGTTGTAGAAACTCCAAAAGTAGAAGCACCGAAGGCAGAAACAAAACCGGTAAAAGAAGCAGCATCCCAGCCGGCTCCTAAAAAAGCCGTTACCGGAAAGCTTACCGTAAACGCTCCCATGCCCGGAACAATACTATCCGTAAAAGTAAAGCCCGGGACGCAGGTTAAAAAAGGTGACTGTTTGATGATACTTGAAGCAATGAAAATGGAAAATGAAATCCTTGCCCCCGAAGATGGCAAGGTAGTATCTATTGAAGTAGCGGAAGGCACTTCAGTAAATACCGGAGATCTTCTTGCGGTACTGGAATAA